A genomic region of Miscanthus floridulus cultivar M001 chromosome 3, ASM1932011v1, whole genome shotgun sequence contains the following coding sequences:
- the LOC136545644 gene encoding disease resistance protein Pik-2-like codes for MEGAAQTLLSNAGQLLSMEYQQLRGVGGDVAELRDELDAINALLLMQSEAEDGAVDRFLHVCMRQLGEVAYDAEDCIDLYNLRIRSRPTDGVRAWLGRLLGTLPSRRRLACEIRALRARTLAISERQARFGVNRDALRRSPPLLPAPMTVSAPANDADRRHRLVGIAEQADKLAARLKAPVGDEGERKAVFSIVGFGGLGKTTLAMEVCRRLEAEFPWQGMVSVSQAFEPSRDLKVLLTNLLRQVVKPETADDRGIKEEAALGAIDDLDDNGLAKRLEELLVDKRYLIVIDDVWTVRAWEAIQSKLPENNKGSRVIVTTRIETVANACSHDSASGHCIHKMQPLKLEDSKKLFVSRVFGSLDVAYPKEFEDVMSDILKKCGGLPLAIISIASVLVGYKSPGGKDKWDRVCKSLGSQMEIHPTLEGMKHIVTLSYNHLPHELKGCMMYFSIFPEDYVIRKGRLLNRWMAEGLVHQKRGLTMWEVAESYLDELLSRNMIEEAGHLGGYAWREQTYRVHDMLLEVMVSKSLEANFLSLHGGQYKGMLYDKIRRLSIHADVESVDSVAKRNVEGRRGEDNLNIQHVRALSMFQLHGQHKLLKTLGNFVLLRVLDLEDCEGITNKHVRYACNLYLLRFLSLRATNISKVPRQIGNLEHLQTLDLGTTLLTGLPKTITKLEKLEYILFSNKDNHWGTMWTMPRGINKMKALHVLRGVSLGDDSKVAQEVGELEELEELEISIDINKAIDEEVLKELALSISKMHSLRWLSIGQHGSSDDGVKILNFLHDLPTPPRLLRVLWITSDIINGLPSWIGSLAHLVSFTVLVTTLTDDKLFGVLCMLPNLKTLYMDWDCYRGDELATRTIHKFPVLRDLILGGYLPKVIRFEEGSMAMLEMLELRFDRRSRHVAERSIVGIEHLTNLKKVMLECRGDYHALVDTVLEQMKAENDRRSRSNQFQIAVKYW; via the exons ATGGAGGGCGCGGCGCAAACATTGCTGAGCAACGCCGGGCAGCTGCTGAGCATGGAGTACCAGCAGCTCCGTGGCGTCGGTGGCGACGTCGCTGAGCTGCGGGACGAGCTGGACGCCATCAACGCCCTCCTCCTCATGCAGTCCGAGGCAGAGGATGGGGCCGTGGACCGCTTCCTCCATGTGTGCATGAGGCAGCTGGGCGAGGTTGCCTACGACGCGGAGGACTGCATCGACCTTTACAACCTGCGCATCAGGTCCCGGCCCACCGACGGCGTGCGCGCCTGGCTGGGACGCCTGCTCGGGACGCTCCCGTCTCGCCGCCGCCTCGCCTGTGAGATCAGAGCCCTTCGCGCCCGCACCCTCGCCATCAGCGAGCGCCAGGCGCGGTTCGGCGTCAACCGTGACGCGCTGCGCCGCTCCCCTCCTCTGCTACCCGCCCCCATGACAGTGTCCGCTCCAGCTAACGACGCCGACCGCCGCCACCGACTGGTCGGCATCGCGGAGCAGGCTGATAAACTGGCTGCACGGCTGAAGGCGCCGGTTGGCGACGAGGGTGAACGCAAGGCCGTTTTCTCCATCGTGGGGTTCGGCGGCCTTGGCAAGACGACGCTGGCCATGGAGGTGTGCCGGCGGCTAGAAGCGGAGTTCCCGTGGCAGGGGATGGTGTCCGTGTCTCAGGCGTTCGAGCCGAGCAGGGACCTCAAGGTGTTGCTCACGAACCTTCTTCGGCAGGTCGTGAAGCCCGAAACAGCTGACGACAGGGGCATCAAGGAAGAGGCTGCCCTGGGTGCAATCGACGACCTGGATGACAACGGGCTAGCCAAAAGACTCGAGGAGCTTCTCGTGGACAAAAG GTACCTCATTGTGATTGATGATGTCTGGACCGTACGAGCATGGGAGGCAATCCAATCTAAGTTGCCAGAGAATAACAAGGGCAGTAGAGTCATCGTGACCACTCGCATAGAAACAGTGGCCAATGCATGCAGTCATGATAGTGCTAGTGGCCATTGCATTCATAAAATGCAACCGCTCAAGCTTGAAGATTCCAAGAAGTTGTTCGTCAGTAGAGTGTTTGGCTCCCTGGATGTCGCTTACCCCAAGGAGTTTGAAGATGTAATGAGCGACATCTTGAAAAAATGCGGTGGGCTGCCATTGGCCATTATCAGCATTGCTAGTGTTTTGGTAGGGTACAAATCACCAGGAGGCAAAGATAAGTGGGATAGAGTCTGCAAATCACTTGGTTCTCAAATGGAGATCCACCCTACCCTTGAGGGGATGAAGCATATAGTCACACTTAGCTACAATCACCTCCCACATGAGCTCAAGGGTTGCATGATGTACTTTAGCATTTTTCCTGAGGACTATGTGATCAGAAAGGGCCGACTATTGAATAGATGGATGGCTGAAGGATTGGTTCATCAAAAGCGGGGGTTGACTATGTGGGAGGTTGCAGAGTCTTACTTGGATGAACTCTTGAGTAGGAACATGATTGAAGAAGCAGGCCATTTGGGTGGTTATGCCTGGAGGGAGCAAACATACAGGGTGCATGACATGCTTCTTGAGGTCATGGTGTCCAAGTCCTTGGAAGCTAACTTTCTTAGCCTGCATGGAGGGCAGTATAAGGGGATGTTGTATGACAAGATCCGTCGCCTCTCCATCCATGCTGACGTAGAAAGTGTAGATTCTGTAGCAAAGAGAAATGTTGAAGGCCGCCGAGGCGAGGATAATTTGAACATACAACATGTTCGAGCACTGAGCATGTTCCAGCTCCATGGGCAACACAAACTCCTAAAAACGCTAGGCAACTTCGTCCTCTTGAGGGTGCTTGACCTAGAAGACTGTGAGGGCATAACAAACAAGCATGTAAGGTACGCCTGCAATCTATACCTACTTAGGTTCCTAAGCTTGAGGGCCACAAACATAAGCAAGGTGCCTAGGCAGATcgggaatctagagcatttacaGACACTTGATTTAGGGACAACACTCCTTACTGGACTACCAAAAACTATCACAAAGCTAGAGAAACTCGAGTACATACTGTTCTCCAACAAGGATAATCATTGGGGTACTATGTGGACTATGCCCCGAGGAATAAACAAAATGAAGGCTCTACATGTGCTGCGTGGGGTATCTCTTGGGGATGACTCTAAAGTTGCCCAAGAGGTAGGTGAACTTGAGGAACTAGAAGAGTTAGAAATATCCATCGACATCAACAAGGCCATTGATGAGGAGGttctcaaagaacttgctctGTCCATAAGTAAGATGCACTCGCTCCGGTGGCTCAGTATCGGACAACATGGAagtagtgatgatggtgttaagATACTAAACTTTCTCCATGACCTACCAACACCACCGCGACTCCTCCGAGTCCTTTGGATCACAAGTGACATCATTAATGGGTTGCCCAGCTGGATTGGGTCACTCGCACATCTTGTTAGTTTTACTGTGCTAGTTACAACCCTTACTGATGATAAGCTCTTTGGCGTCCTGTGTATGCTGCCCAACCTGAAGACATTGTACATGGATTGGGACTGCTATAGGGGTGATGAGCTGGCTACACGCACCATCCACAAATTTCCGGTGCTCAGGGACCTGATACTTGGAGGTTATCTACCCAAAGTTATCCGGTTTGAGGAAGGATCCATGGCAATGCTTGAGATGCTTGAACTTCGCTTTGACCGCAGGTCCAGACACGTGGCGGAGAGGAGCATCGTTGGCATTGAACACTTGACCAACCTGAAAAAGGTTATGCTTGAGTGTCGAGGTGACTATCATGCACTAGTCGACACAGTACTTGAGCAGATGAAGGCTGAAAATGACAGGCGCTCGAGGTCCAACCAGTTCCAAATTGCAGTTAAATATTGGTGA